A genomic region of Chitinispirillales bacterium contains the following coding sequences:
- a CDS encoding NifU family protein: MMGTTEEKIKEAIEGVRPHLQADGGDVRFVSYENGVVGVELQGRCGCCPMAKMTLKNGVEAAIREVVPEIVEVIEV; the protein is encoded by the coding sequence ATGATGGGTACCACGGAAGAAAAAATTAAAGAAGCGATTGAAGGAGTTCGTCCTCATTTGCAGGCGGACGGCGGGGATGTGCGTTTCGTATCGTATGAAAACGGGGTTGTAGGCGTTGAACTTCAGGGACGCTGCGGCTGTTGTCCGATGGCGAAAATGACGTTAAAAAACGGAGTGGAAGCGGCGATTCGCGAAGTCGTTCCGGAAATAGTCGAGGTTATCGAAGTATAA